A single region of the Marmota flaviventris isolate mMarFla1 chromosome 10, mMarFla1.hap1, whole genome shotgun sequence genome encodes:
- the Htr1d gene encoding 5-hydroxytryptamine receptor 1D has translation MATPNQSVEGFPQEASNRSLNTTETPEAWDPGILQALKISLAVVLSIITLATLLSNAFVLTTILHTRKLHTPANYLIGSLATTDLLVSILVMPISIAYTITRTWNFGQILCDIWVSSDITCCTASILHLCVIALDRYWAITDALEYSKRRTAGHAAAMIAVVWVISICISIPPLFWRQAKAQEEMSDCLVNTSQISYTIYSTCGAFYIPSILLIILYGRIYLAARNRILNPPSLYGKRFTTAQLITGSAGSSLCSLNPSLHEGHSHAAGSPLFFNHVKIRLADSVLERKRISAARERKATKTLGIILGAFIVCWLPFFVASLVLPICRDSCWLHPALFDFFTWLGYLNSLINPIVYTVFNEDFRHAFQKVVHVRRASESH, from the coding sequence ATGGCCACGCCCAACCAGTCAGTAGAAGGCTTTCCCCAGGAGGCCTCCAACAGATCCCTGAACACTACCGAAACGCCGGAGGCCTGGGATCCAGGGATCCTACAGGCGCTCAAGATCTCCCTGGCCGTGGTCCTTTCCATCATCACGCTGGCCACCCTCCTGTCCAACGCCTTTGTACTTACCACCATCCTGCACACCAGAAAGCTGCACACCCCGGCCAACTATCTCATTGGCTCCCTGGCCACCACCGACCTCCTGGTTTCCATCTTGGTCATGCCCATCAGCATCGCCTATACCATTACCCGCACCTGGAACTTTGGCCAAATCCTGTGTGACATCTGGGTGTCTTCTGACATCACGTGCTGCACCGCCTCCATCCTGCACCTCTGCGTCATTGCTCTGGACAGGTACTGGGCCATCACCGATGCCCTGGAGTACAGTAAGCGCCGGACGGCTGGCCACGCGGCTGCTATGATCGCCGTGGTCTGGGTCATCTCCATCTGCATCTCCATCCCACCCCTCTTCTGGCGGCAGGCCAAAGCTCAGGAGGAGATGTCCGACTGCCTGGTGAACACGTCTCAGATCTCCTACACCATCTACTCCACCTGCGGGGCCTTCTACATCCCGTCCATCTTGCTCATCATCCTCTACGGCCGGATCTACCTGGCCGCCAGGAACCGCATCCTGAACCCGCCCTCGCTCTATGGCAAGCGCTTCACCACGGCGCAGCTCATCACGGGCTCCGCGGGCTCCTCGCTCTGCTCGCTCAACCCCAGTCTCCACGAGGGCCACTCGCACGCAGCCGGCTCCCCGCTCTTCTTCAACCACGTGAAGATCAGGCTCGCCGACAGCGTCCTGGAGCGCAAGAGGATTTCTGCTGCTCGGGAGAGGAAGGCCACCAAGACGCTGGGGATCATTCTGGGGGCCTTCATCGTCTGCTGGCTGCCCTTCTTCGTGGCCTCACTGGTCCTCCCCATCTGCCGGGATTCCTGCTGGCTCCACCCCGCCCTCTTTGACTTCTTCACCTGGCTGGGCTATTTAAACTCGCTCATCAACCCCATCGTCTACACCGTGTTCAATGAAGACTTCCGCCACGCGTTCCAGAAAGTGGTCCACGTCCGAAGGGCCTCCGAGTCTCATTAG